A DNA window from Enterobacter asburiae contains the following coding sequences:
- the dam gene encoding adenine-specific DNA-methyltransferase, which produces MKKNRAFLKWAGGKYPLLDDIKKHLPKGECLIEPFVGAGSVFLNTDFSRYILADINNDLISLYNIVKLRTEEYVAEARKLFTPENNQPDVYYQFRTEFNQSQDPFRRALLFLYLNRHGYNGLCRYNLRGEFNVPFGRYKRPYFPQDELYHFAEKAQNAEFHCLSYEECMELAGVNSVVYCDPPYAPLSATANFTAYHTNSFSPAEQARLAEMAEKLVSKRIPVLISNHDTPDTREWYKAAKHFQVKVRRSISSNGGTRKKVDELLALYRP; this is translated from the coding sequence ATGAAAAAAAATCGCGCTTTTCTGAAATGGGCAGGGGGGAAATACCCCCTGCTCGATGATATTAAAAAGCACCTGCCAAAAGGCGAGTGTCTAATCGAGCCTTTCGTGGGCGCAGGATCGGTGTTCCTGAACACCGATTTTTCTCGTTATATCCTGGCGGATATCAACAACGACCTCATCAGCCTCTATAACATTGTTAAGCTGCGTACCGAAGAGTATGTCGCAGAGGCGCGCAAACTGTTTACGCCGGAGAACAATCAGCCGGACGTTTACTACCAGTTCCGCACTGAGTTTAATCAGAGTCAGGATCCGTTCCGTCGGGCGCTGCTGTTCCTCTATCTCAACCGTCATGGTTACAACGGCCTGTGCCGCTATAACCTGCGCGGGGAGTTTAACGTGCCGTTTGGTCGCTATAAGCGCCCGTATTTCCCGCAGGACGAGCTGTACCACTTTGCCGAAAAAGCGCAGAACGCAGAGTTTCATTGCCTCTCCTATGAAGAGTGTATGGAGCTGGCAGGCGTAAACTCGGTGGTTTACTGTGACCCGCCTTACGCACCACTGTCTGCAACGGCGAATTTCACCGCTTATCACACCAACAGCTTCAGCCCGGCCGAACAGGCCCGTCTGGCGGAGATGGCAGAAAAGCTGGTCAGCAAAAGAATTCCGGTGTTAATTTCGAATCACGACACGCCTGATACGCGCGAATGGTATAAAGCCGCGAAGCATTTTCAGGTCAAAGTGCGGCGTAGCATTAGCAGCAACGGCGGCACACGTAAAAAGGTGGACGAACTTCTGGCTCTTTATCGCCCCTGA